From a single Streptomyces sp. NBC_00377 genomic region:
- a CDS encoding ATP-dependent DNA ligase: MDLPVMPPVKPMLAKSVAAIPPGMQYEAKWDGFRAIVFRDGAEIELGSRTGRPLTRYFPELVGALRERLPERCVLDGEIVIAREGRLDFDALTERIHPADSRVRTLAERTPASFVAFDLLALADRSLVDVPLSDRRELLTGSLAGVTAPVHVAPATTDAEVARQWFEEYEGAGLDGVIAKPLTLRYLQNERAMFKIKHERTADVVVAGYRLHKSGPVVGSLLLGLHDEGGVLQHVGVSAAFPMKRRAELVEELEPLRMEDASGHPWAAWSQEAAHETARLPGAPSRWSGKKDLSWVPLRPERVAEVAYDHMENGARFRHTARFRRWRPDRTADSCTFAQLDEPVRYDLAQILGTPPRT, encoded by the coding sequence ATGGATCTGCCGGTGATGCCGCCCGTGAAGCCGATGCTCGCCAAGTCGGTGGCGGCGATCCCGCCGGGCATGCAGTACGAGGCGAAGTGGGACGGGTTCCGGGCGATCGTGTTCCGCGACGGGGCCGAGATCGAGCTGGGCAGCCGCACCGGAAGGCCGTTGACCAGGTATTTCCCCGAGCTGGTGGGGGCCTTGCGGGAGCGGTTGCCTGAGCGGTGTGTGCTGGACGGGGAGATCGTGATCGCGCGGGAGGGGCGGCTCGACTTCGACGCCCTCACCGAGCGCATCCACCCGGCGGACTCCCGGGTGCGCACACTCGCCGAGCGGACCCCGGCGTCGTTCGTCGCCTTCGACCTGCTGGCGCTCGCCGACCGCTCGCTCGTCGACGTCCCGCTGAGCGACCGGCGTGAGCTGCTGACCGGGTCGCTCGCGGGGGTGACGGCCCCCGTGCATGTGGCGCCTGCGACGACCGACGCCGAGGTGGCGCGGCAGTGGTTCGAGGAGTACGAGGGAGCGGGCCTGGACGGCGTGATCGCCAAGCCGCTCACCCTGCGCTACCTCCAGAACGAGCGCGCCATGTTCAAGATCAAGCACGAGCGCACCGCGGACGTGGTCGTCGCCGGGTACCGCCTCCACAAGAGCGGGCCGGTGGTGGGCTCACTGCTGCTGGGTCTCCACGACGAGGGGGGCGTGCTCCAGCACGTCGGCGTGTCCGCCGCTTTCCCCATGAAGCGCCGGGCGGAACTGGTCGAGGAGCTGGAGCCGCTGCGCATGGAGGACGCGTCGGGCCATCCGTGGGCGGCCTGGTCGCAGGAGGCCGCCCACGAGACGGCACGGCTGCCCGGCGCGCCGAGCCGCTGGTCGGGCAAGAAGGACCTGTCCTGGGTGCCGTTGCGGCCGGAGCGGGTGGCCGAGGTGGCGTACGACCACATGGAGAACGGGGCGCGGTTCCGGCACACCGCCCGCTTCCGCCGGTGGCGCCCGGACCGCACCGCCGACAGCTGCACGTTCGCGCAACTGGACGAACCGGTGCGCTACGACCTGGCGCAGATCCTCGGAACGCCTCCCCGGACGTGA
- a CDS encoding zinc-dependent alcohol dehydrogenase, whose amino-acid sequence MKAVTWQGKRDVRVDTVPDPTIQEPTDAVIRITSSGLCGSDLHLYEVLTPFMTPGDILGHEPMGIVEEVGAAVPDLKAGDRVVVPFQIACGNCWMCLNALPTQCETTQVTGEGMGAALFGYTRLYGAVPGAQAEYLRVPQAQFGPIKVPEGPPDDRFVYLSDVLPTAWQAVAYADIPQGGSVAVLGLGPIGDMACRVAQARGAGRVFGVDLVGDRLRRARARGVETYDLRSFDSEKELVAAIRDETDGRGPDAVIDAVGTEAHGSAAARMVQNASALLPRKLSGPLAERFSVDRLAALHTAIELVRRGGTLSLVGVYGGMADPLPMLTMFDKQLQIRMGQANVRRWVDDILPYLTDEDPLGVDDFATHRVPLSEAPQAYETFQHKRDGAVKMLMTP is encoded by the coding sequence ATGAAGGCAGTGACCTGGCAGGGCAAGCGGGACGTACGGGTGGACACCGTTCCCGACCCGACCATCCAGGAACCGACGGATGCCGTCATCCGCATCACGTCCAGCGGCCTGTGCGGCTCCGACCTGCATCTGTACGAGGTGCTCACGCCGTTCATGACCCCGGGCGACATCCTCGGCCACGAGCCCATGGGCATCGTCGAGGAGGTCGGCGCCGCGGTCCCCGACCTCAAGGCCGGCGACCGGGTCGTCGTGCCCTTCCAGATCGCCTGCGGCAACTGCTGGATGTGCCTGAACGCACTGCCCACCCAGTGCGAGACGACCCAGGTCACCGGCGAGGGCATGGGCGCGGCCCTGTTCGGCTACACCCGCCTGTACGGAGCGGTGCCCGGCGCCCAGGCCGAGTACCTGCGGGTCCCGCAGGCCCAGTTCGGCCCCATCAAGGTGCCCGAGGGGCCGCCCGACGACCGGTTCGTCTATCTCTCCGACGTCCTTCCCACCGCCTGGCAGGCCGTCGCCTACGCCGACATCCCCCAGGGTGGCAGCGTCGCCGTGCTCGGCCTCGGCCCCATCGGCGACATGGCCTGCCGTGTCGCACAGGCGCGCGGCGCGGGACGGGTCTTCGGCGTGGACCTGGTCGGTGACCGCCTGCGCCGGGCCCGCGCGCGGGGCGTGGAGACGTACGACCTCCGCAGCTTCGACAGCGAGAAGGAACTCGTCGCCGCGATCCGCGACGAGACCGACGGCCGCGGCCCCGACGCCGTGATCGACGCGGTCGGCACCGAGGCGCACGGCAGCGCCGCCGCCCGCATGGTGCAGAACGCCTCCGCGCTGCTGCCGCGCAAACTCAGCGGCCCGCTCGCCGAACGCTTCAGCGTCGACCGCCTCGCCGCCCTGCACACCGCCATCGAACTGGTGCGCCGTGGCGGCACCCTGTCCCTGGTCGGCGTCTACGGCGGCATGGCCGACCCGCTGCCGATGCTCACCATGTTCGACAAGCAGCTCCAGATCCGCATGGGCCAGGCCAATGTGCGCCGCTGGGTCGACGACATCCTGCCGTACCTCACCGACGAGGACCCGCTCGGCGTCGACGACTTCGCCACCCACCGCGTGCCGCTCTCGGAGGCCCCGCAGGCGTACGAGACGTTCCAGCACAAGCGGGACGGCGCGGTGAAGATGCTCATGACGCCGTGA